In the genome of Caldisphaera lagunensis DSM 15908, the window CTGCAGTTAGCAATGCAATATATCTCATAACTTGTCCTGCTGCAGCTGAATTGCTCATTAAAAGGAGAGGTATTAGCAGATCCTTTATTTCTTTTTTACTTATAGGATTTCTTTTAAAACCTATAAAACTAAATGATAAACCAGATAGATAGGCTATAAGCGTGCCTAAAACAGGTTGTCCTCCGCTTTGATCTCCTATCTTAATAAGAATGACAGCTATGGCTATTGATAAACCAGTTATAAGCCCAAATAATATACCAGATAATGATATTTCTGATTTAAATCCACCAGAAGCAATATAAACACTTATCATTATTAAGATAACTCCTATTGCCATAATATAAGTAACATGTTCATTTAATATAAGCCAACCCATTATAAAACCAAACAAAGCACTTGTACTAGATAATATACTTCCTCCACTAGAACTTAATCTGGATATTGATGCATAAAGAGAAGTTCTTCCAATAGTAAAGTTAACTAAACCAGCAAATATGTATACTATAAATGCCTTTAATGTCATAGTAAATCTTCCAACAGGAAATAATAAAGAAATCATTATAATAGGTAAACCAAATAATAATGATATAAACGTTAATGACATAGAATTATTTCCCTTTACCTTTAATTTTGCAATTGCATCATTAAT includes:
- a CDS encoding DMT family transporter — protein: MALISYGLAVALALGSGIGFAINDAIAKLKVKGNNSMSLTFISLLFGLPIIMISLLFPVGRFTMTLKAFIVYIFAGLVNFTIGRTSLYASISRLSSSGGSILSSTSALFGFIMGWLILNEHVTYIMAIGVILIMISVYIASGGFKSEISLSGILFGLITGLSIAIAVILIKIGDQSGGQPVLGTLIAYLSGLSFSFIGFKRNPISKKEIKDLLIPLLLMSNSAAAGQVMRYIALLTAEASVVAPLQNIRPVVATFILLAFGVGEKRPKKYHWIAAILASIGAALVSIK